From a region of the Methanolobus tindarius DSM 2278 genome:
- a CDS encoding TIR domain-containing protein — protein MRVFLSASIRGGRQMLSTYMEMCSFLQDSRHEVLSWHVADPELEKTESLLSEEEIYIRDMDFLEKSECLIAEVSTPSIGVGYEICSALQREIPVLCMHVPEANVSAMLLGDKRIICKEYQTIDELKREMTNFLSDANKL, from the coding sequence ATGAGAGTGTTCCTTTCAGCATCTATCAGGGGTGGCAGGCAGATGCTTTCCACTTACATGGAGATGTGCAGTTTCCTTCAGGATAGCAGACATGAAGTTCTTAGCTGGCATGTTGCTGACCCTGAACTTGAAAAAACAGAGTCCTTACTTTCAGAAGAAGAAATATACATAAGGGACATGGATTTTCTTGAAAAAAGTGAGTGCCTGATAGCAGAAGTAAGTACACCTTCAATTGGTGTTGGTTATGAGATCTGCAGCGCGCTTCAGAGAGAAATTCCAGTGCTTTGCATGCATGTTCCTGAAGCTAACGTTTCTGCAATGCTTCTTGGTGATAAGAGGATAATCTGCAAAGAGTATCAAACAATTGATGAATTGAAAAGAGAGATGACTAATTTTCTGAGTGATGCAAACAAACTCTAA
- a CDS encoding pro-sigmaK processing inhibitor BofA family protein, giving the protein MAVEIITLIVAIIVAVILWKVLKTIKSMVINTVLGLVILVVANLVLGLNIAYTWIVVLVCAIGGVVGALLIIALNYLGIAF; this is encoded by the coding sequence ATGGCAGTTGAAATAATAACTCTTATAGTGGCTATAATAGTCGCTGTTATCCTCTGGAAGGTATTGAAGACAATAAAGAGCATGGTTATCAACACAGTTTTGGGTCTTGTAATACTGGTTGTTGCAAATCTTGTACTTGGCCTCAATATAGCTTACACATGGATAGTTGTTCTTGTGTGTGCAATTGGTGGAGTAGTAGGAGCACTTCTTATTATTGCGCTGAACTATCTGGGAATCGCATTCTAA
- a CDS encoding class I SAM-dependent methyltransferase, which yields MPNNSFPGKDLQGKSHFLAWDEEYKHVTWGGPRSISMLEGLISSSSLILDLGCGNGRFLLPLSRKYNAIGTDVSPTAVKRAREYLIKSNVEIDKRAECLASSITSIPFSGNSFDAILCLGVLQHLLEGERKQAIFEIKRVMRSGAVFVLEVFGTEDMRYGGESVEKDTFIRKNGIIYHYFTRDELVSLLEGFEIIEMKDIVSEKKFHGEPQRRHQIRVIARL from the coding sequence ATGCCAAACAATTCTTTCCCGGGCAAAGACCTTCAGGGCAAGTCTCATTTTCTTGCCTGGGATGAAGAATACAAACATGTGACCTGGGGTGGTCCCCGGTCGATATCAATGCTGGAGGGATTAATTTCTTCCAGTTCATTAATTCTTGATCTTGGTTGCGGGAACGGCAGATTCCTTTTACCACTTTCCCGTAAATACAATGCTATCGGTACTGATGTCTCACCAACTGCGGTTAAGAGAGCCAGGGAATATCTCATAAAAAGCAATGTTGAAATTGACAAAAGAGCTGAATGCCTTGCTTCAAGTATCACTTCAATTCCATTTTCTGGGAATTCATTTGATGCAATTCTTTGTCTTGGAGTTTTGCAGCACCTGCTTGAAGGTGAAAGAAAACAGGCTATTTTTGAGATCAAAAGGGTGATGAGAAGCGGCGCTGTTTTTGTGCTGGAAGTCTTTGGAACTGAAGATATGAGGTATGGAGGCGAGTCCGTAGAAAAAGATACTTTCATCAGAAAAAACGGTATAATATATCATTATTTCACACGTGATGAACTGGTATCACTGCTCGAAGGATTTGAAATAATAGAAATGAAAGACATTGTATCAGAAAAAAAGTTTCATGGCGAACCTCAAAGGCGCCATCAAATAAGAGTAATTGCGCGTCTTTAG